In Mercenaria mercenaria strain notata chromosome 15, MADL_Memer_1, whole genome shotgun sequence, a single genomic region encodes these proteins:
- the LOC123555906 gene encoding N-acetylglucosamine-1-phosphotransferase subunits alpha/beta-like isoform X1, whose product MTGIYNRYIFKKLSIFAFIVILGGFIHYIDNVGKCSSTKTNQMTEKSINVGRDHIVDSRCHESLNFSKPVDLVLTWVNGSDQSFIEEMLKFKPMSTKIEPKRYRDLGTLRYALRSVEKYANWFRHVYIVTNGQVPSWLNLNNQRVSIVKHSEIFRNASHLPTFNAQAIDCHIHNIQGLAQHFIYMNDDIFFANPVELADFYTNETGFKIRFGAERVPDCSDKCRLSDMNNGICDSSCNISFCEWDGGDCNVVATETNQESIIKHYGSFYGSLVYTSLAYNKAFGYVHRNVPAHVPHITDIAIMNELQNRFPEEWARTSANRFRDPHSFQHAFAFYHFLLRPRRNECGGERTHPIATTYKGYEDYTYSATGNSTKLEKALTSLLRKRHKKFACINDHMGFQNDDEVARNRKVIFEFFEDYFPEPSSFEVL is encoded by the exons atgacaGGAATATACAATagatatatttttaagaaattgagCATATTTGCGTTCATAGTCATATTAGGTGGTTTTATCCACTATATTGATAATGTTGGAAAATGTTCCAGTACAAAG ACAAATCAGATGACAGAAAAGTCAATCAATGTTGGAAGAGACCATATTGTAGACAGCAGATGCCATGAGTCTCTTAA TTTTTCGAAACCGGTTGATCTCGTATTAACGTGGGTAAATGGCAGCGACCAATCCTTTATCGAGGAAATGTTAAAGTTCAAGCCAat GAGTACGAAAATTGAACCGAAGAGATACAGGGACTTGGGAACACTGAGATATGCTTTACGATCTGTGGAGAAGTATGCCAACTGGTTTCGGCACGTGTATATAGTAACAAATGGCCAGGTTCCGAGCTGGCTAAAtcttaacaatcaaagagtatcGATAGTGAAACACTCG gaaatattcaGAAATGCAAGCCATCTTCCAACATTTAATGCGCAAGCAATTGATTGCCACATTCACAATATTCAAGGCTTAGCCCAGCACTTCATTTACATGAATGATGACATTTTCTTTGCTAACCCAGTTGAACTGGCTGATTTCTATACGAATGAAACTGGTTTCAAA ATCAGATTTGGTGCCGAAAGGGTTCCAGACTGTTCAGACAAATGTCGTCTCTCCGACATGAACAATGGTATTTGTGACTCGTCTTGCAATATCAGTTTCTGTGAGTGGGATGGTGGAGACTGCAATGTTGTTGCCACAGAAACAAACCAAGAATCAATAATTAAACATTACGGATCATTCTACGGAAGCCTTGTGTATACGTCTCTTGCGTATAATAAAGCATTTGGGTATGTGCATAGAAATGTTCCGGCGCATGTACCTCACATTACAGACATAGCGATAATGAATGAACTTCAGAACAG ATTTCCTGAAGAGTGGGCGAGAACTTCAGCAAACAGATTTCGTGATCCGCACAGCTTCCAGCACGCCTTtgccttttatcattttttgttgaGACCTCGACGAAATGAGTGTGGCGGAGAAAGGACACACCCAAT TGCCACGACATACAAGGGATATGAGGATTACACATATAGTGCCACTGGGAATTCAACAAAATTGGAAAAGGCTTTAACAAGTCTTTTACGTAAAAGGCACAA GAAGTTTGCATGTATAAATGATCACATGGGTTTCCAAAATGACGATGAGGTGGCTCGCAATAGGAAAGTCATATTTGAATTCTTTGAGGACTATTTTCCAGAGCCTTCAAGTTTTGAGGTTTTATGA
- the LOC123555906 gene encoding N-acetylglucosamine-1-phosphotransferase subunits alpha/beta-like isoform X2, which produces MLENVPVQSFSKPVDLVLTWVNGSDQSFIEEMLKFKPMSTKIEPKRYRDLGTLRYALRSVEKYANWFRHVYIVTNGQVPSWLNLNNQRVSIVKHSEIFRNASHLPTFNAQAIDCHIHNIQGLAQHFIYMNDDIFFANPVELADFYTNETGFKIRFGAERVPDCSDKCRLSDMNNGICDSSCNISFCEWDGGDCNVVATETNQESIIKHYGSFYGSLVYTSLAYNKAFGYVHRNVPAHVPHITDIAIMNELQNRFPEEWARTSANRFRDPHSFQHAFAFYHFLLRPRRNECGGERTHPIATTYKGYEDYTYSATGNSTKLEKALTSLLRKRHKKFACINDHMGFQNDDEVARNRKVIFEFFEDYFPEPSSFEVL; this is translated from the exons ATGTTGGAAAATGTTCCAGTACAAAG TTTTTCGAAACCGGTTGATCTCGTATTAACGTGGGTAAATGGCAGCGACCAATCCTTTATCGAGGAAATGTTAAAGTTCAAGCCAat GAGTACGAAAATTGAACCGAAGAGATACAGGGACTTGGGAACACTGAGATATGCTTTACGATCTGTGGAGAAGTATGCCAACTGGTTTCGGCACGTGTATATAGTAACAAATGGCCAGGTTCCGAGCTGGCTAAAtcttaacaatcaaagagtatcGATAGTGAAACACTCG gaaatattcaGAAATGCAAGCCATCTTCCAACATTTAATGCGCAAGCAATTGATTGCCACATTCACAATATTCAAGGCTTAGCCCAGCACTTCATTTACATGAATGATGACATTTTCTTTGCTAACCCAGTTGAACTGGCTGATTTCTATACGAATGAAACTGGTTTCAAA ATCAGATTTGGTGCCGAAAGGGTTCCAGACTGTTCAGACAAATGTCGTCTCTCCGACATGAACAATGGTATTTGTGACTCGTCTTGCAATATCAGTTTCTGTGAGTGGGATGGTGGAGACTGCAATGTTGTTGCCACAGAAACAAACCAAGAATCAATAATTAAACATTACGGATCATTCTACGGAAGCCTTGTGTATACGTCTCTTGCGTATAATAAAGCATTTGGGTATGTGCATAGAAATGTTCCGGCGCATGTACCTCACATTACAGACATAGCGATAATGAATGAACTTCAGAACAG ATTTCCTGAAGAGTGGGCGAGAACTTCAGCAAACAGATTTCGTGATCCGCACAGCTTCCAGCACGCCTTtgccttttatcattttttgttgaGACCTCGACGAAATGAGTGTGGCGGAGAAAGGACACACCCAAT TGCCACGACATACAAGGGATATGAGGATTACACATATAGTGCCACTGGGAATTCAACAAAATTGGAAAAGGCTTTAACAAGTCTTTTACGTAAAAGGCACAA GAAGTTTGCATGTATAAATGATCACATGGGTTTCCAAAATGACGATGAGGTGGCTCGCAATAGGAAAGTCATATTTGAATTCTTTGAGGACTATTTTCCAGAGCCTTCAAGTTTTGAGGTTTTATGA